From Plasmodium sp. gorilla clade G2 genome assembly, chromosome: 1:
GAAATCCCTTATATGCAAAATGGtgatcataatataaaaggtGAAAAAGAAATTGAAGATGAAATGTCTTCGACGAAACAAGAGACACATGAATTCGAAACTGATAGTGATTTAAATCAAGATATTGAAGGTACGATTGAATCAAGACCAAATGATGATGGTATAAATAGCATTTTTGGTATTCCATTTCCAAATTTTTCTGATTATACCGATTTTGATTTATCTGATTTTTCTCTATCTAATATTCCATATCCTTCTATCAGTATACCTTTTTTTCCTCGATCTCCACGTATTTACAAGGGATTATATGGTGGAATTAGTAGAATACCACAAGGGCCTACtcacattaatatatatccaCGCAAAGCTGTTGATACTGCAAGTGAGATTGTCAATAAAGTAAGAGATAAAATGGGTTCTGGTGAGAAAGATGCTACTAAAGAGATAGCTAAGAGAAAGGAAGATTCAAGTGAAGATGGTGAACGTGGACAAGATAATAAAGTTGGATCTGATagtgatataaatgatgtaGGAAAAAATAGTTCTTCTGATTCTGGTAGTCATAATAGGAGTAGACccaatgaaaataaagatgatatGAGAAGAGAAAAAGGTAATACATACAATTTGAATAAGGATACTTTTGAACAAGGAGATGGTGATAAAACATCTAATAAAGAATCTAAAGATGGTCCTAATCATGAAGGAAGTGAAAAAGATAGATCTGAAGAAGATAGAAATTTTACTATTGAACAAGAAAAGGAATCTGATGGTGTTGAAGAATCTAATGATTCTAAATTTCAGGATTTTAATGAGAAACGAAGTATGGATGATTTGGTTTCTTCTACTGATTCAGGAATGACGAATGAACTTAATAATAACCTTAATGATGTTCAGACTGAAATTGGGAAAGAAAAGGATCGTGCTATTGATGACAGTCAAGAAGAGACCCAATACAATACTGTAACTAAGAGTGATAATTCACCAAATTCTGAAACGAATGAAATTCAAAACCATGTATTTGAAGATGGTACATCTGATAAATCAGATTCTTTTATATCAGAAACAAGTACTCAACAAATTATAAGTAATGAAATTAGAACAAATCATGAAGAACCTGTTTCTGCTGATATCGAAGGTAATTTTGTTTCAACTTTTCCTGGACCCATAAAAGAGGAAGTTCCTGTTACATATGATGGAAAAATGTGTGAAGGAATTATTTATACAGATGGTGGTTCTCCATGTAAAAAAAGTAGTAATTTTATTGGTATTAAAAGTTCTCGTATGGGTCCTTCCTCTAATGGAGGTAATATAAGTAATGAAATTTCACGTATTACGACAGTTTCTACAATGGGAAGTCATAGAAGTTTAAATCATAAATCTGAATTAATGATGAGTCAAGTGTTAGATATTAATTCAGTTGAGGCTTCAGCGTCATTGCCTCAAGGTATATCTATACCAGCACAACAACATTCTTCTCTTGCTCAATCGATGAGTGAAAGGGGGGGATCAGGACAAACTGATTCTAAAAGTCAAGaacaaaaaggaaaagaaacTGAAAGAGAAGATTCTACAAGTGTAGGTCCTACAAGTAACGGTCGTACAAAAAGGTCAGCTACACAACACCTTTCAAAAGAAGCATCAATAATTACAACAAAAGGTTTAAATGGTGGTACACCTATTATCAATAAAACACATCAAAGTTTTTCTTCCTTCTTTGATTTTTCATCCCTTAcaaaaaacattttaattGCTTTAGCAATATTTGGagttatatttcttttcattttttctaataaggtaaaaaataaaatatatatatatatatatatatatatataaatatacatatatttatatttatttatttatagcaTAGCTCCTTGGGAATgtttaataagaaaaagaagaaaagaagaagaaaatctGTACTGATTAATGAGGATAATATGAATGCAAAGATGTTAGAAAGATATGAAGATattgatgatgaaaataataaatttgatgaagatgattgtaatgataatgaattaaataaaagatCACTCATCTTACCATATGAGAAAGAAGAGGAAGATGTATACAAAATAGAAGATCAGATTGAAAGGATTggtaatgaaaaaatagaaagagaaaaaaataaatatataaatgtggaACATATAAGTGAGGAGAATacatatgattataataatatatataatgatgaagatataaaaagtGTCGATGTAATGAGCACAATcaaagaaaagaaagaaagatgGAAGTGGAAAACTATAATAGAGATTCAACTGGTAGTCATTGAAGAGATACACAATGAAGAATGGGATATGAACAAGCACgattttttatctatatgtATCAACGAATttatgaatgaaaaaaatagaaaatgtttatataatgaagatgatgattTTAATAGCACAGACGTAATGATAAAAGGACAAACTTTTTTGTGGAATAAATGGATGGAGagacataaatatattttagatCAATGGAAAGAAGAGGAATcatttgaatatttaaaaaatgattggAAGAGAGAAGAAGAggaatatatgaaaaaaatatacaaagaTTTGTTGCTTAGTTTGAGAGgtgatacatataatatgtcACAAAGGCAAAAAATTATTTGGAAAAGATGGATTGCTAAACATCCATATAGAAtaagagaaaaaataattgatCAGTGGTTTCACAAATTATtcgaagaaataaataaaaataacccAATAAGTGATGAaataatagatatattattaaatgattatatagAAAGTGATAAAAATTGTgaatacatttataatatgagtgaaaaaaaagaaaaattgaaATTAAATTTGTggatacaaatatatatgtgtgtgatGGAAGAGGCAGAAAAGGATAGttgtataaaaaagaaagagaCATATGTGGATACACTCATTgagaatataaaagataaagaatatataatagatatTGTTGAAGATATCAAGAAAGATATTCATACGTTACCTATAAATCAATCTTTATGTAAGtggaaaaaggaaaaatggtttgaagaattaaaaaataattggaaggtagaagaaaataaaagattaaattatattccattaaaaaataataatgatatatataaagatgtGATAGAAAAATCTGTGACATATATAGAgaagaatatattacataaattatTGGAAGAGATAAATTTTAAATGGATTGATGAGGACAATGAAAATGATTGGTTAAAGgtaatagaaaataatagtaaagatgaaaataatattatatatattaataagaaaaataatgagaatacaaatatatatataaataaaaatattaacaaagaggaaaataaaatgaaatgttatgagataaaatatatgtttgatAATATGACTTTACAAGGAAACACAGAAGATTATCAtgagaataattttttag
This genomic window contains:
- a CDS encoding surface-associated interspersed protein 1.2 putative, which encodes MHFVVEFQDWIQEPKDESISSVTFKRNFETKVESDLHELEKLNEEDYEKSCRYLNYIIDNIRELFFSSKNIRIPDVARKYLWDNQIEGNLKELISTTTTNKCQRNRINNSQKDRDLRLKLHNYCDERDKRLRNLQGKENNEENCYEFMVWVKQNKDSITRDYHNNMSGVRNRAGFFKISNTCDLNKFDSLFPDLHCSSKIYRKDDVLREPKEILKQHEGGGDQNTVDERNQLKSKEKKHKGKEKKPTGVLQEIYGVGRKPTESFFSPKTSVVEEAVNEYTTDDCADGKCVVLDCSKDDCNLIEVSSDDEEPEKENLPNSIDSSPKECEEKQCTEEHKNKSEYQETDQVGTATVDRSKKKTKGSVKGSAKHQRNNGEGSRGVTNEGTYSSRSRNGNKKTEKNRSQRPKKNRDSGGDENKKENRLKGKSGNVISDSETKKKRRKGSPSIEEIPYMQNGDHNIKGEKEIEDEMSSTKQETHEFETDSDLNQDIEGTIESRPNDDGINSIFGIPFPNFSDYTDFDLSDFSLSNIPYPSISIPFFPRSPRIYKGLYGGISRIPQGPTHINIYPRKAVDTASEIVNKVRDKMGSGEKDATKEIAKRKEDSSEDGERGQDNKVGSDSDINDVGKNSSSDSGSHNRSRPNENKDDMRREKGNTYNLNKDTFEQGDGDKTSNKESKDGPNHEGSEKDRSEEDRNFTIEQEKESDGVEESNDSKFQDFNEKRSMDDLVSSTDSGMTNELNNNLNDVQTEIGKEKDRAIDDSQEETQYNTVTKSDNSPNSETNEIQNHVFEDGTSDKSDSFISETSTQQIISNEIRTNHEEPVSADIEGNFVSTFPGPIKEEVPVTYDGKMCEGIIYTDGGSPCKKSSNFIGIKSSRMGPSSNGGNISNEISRITTVSTMGSHRSLNHKSELMMSQVLDINSVEASASLPQGISIPAQQHSSLAQSMSERGGSGQTDSKSQEQKGKETEREDSTSVGPTSNGRTKRSATQHLSKEASIITTKGLNGGTPIINKTHQSFSSFFDFSSLTKNILIALAIFGVIFLFIFSNKHSSLGMFNKKKKKRRRKSVLINEDNMNAKMLERYEDIDDENNKFDEDDCNDNELNKRSLILPYEKEEEDVYKIEDQIERIGNEKIEREKNKYINVEHISEENTYDYNNIYNDEDIKSVDVMSTIKEKKERWKWKTIIEIQLVVIEEIHNEEWDMNKHDFLSICINEFMNEKNRKCLYNEDDDFNSTDVMIKGQTFLWNKWMERHKYILDQWKEEESFEYLKNDWKREEEEYMKKIYKDLLLSLRGDTYNMSQRQKIIWKRWIAKHPYRIREKIIDQWFHKLFEEINKNNPISDEIIDILLNDYIESDKNCEYIYNMSEKKEKLKLNLWIQIYMCVMEEAEKDSCIKKKETYVDTLIENIKDKEYIIDIVEDIKKDIHTLPINQSLCKWKKEKWFEELKNNWKVEENKRLNYIPLKNNNDIYKDVIEKSVTYIEKNILHKLLEEINFKWIDEDNENDWLKVIENNSKDENNIIYINKKNNENTNIYINKNINKEENKMKCYEIKYMFDNMTLQGNTEDYHENNFLEEHKYEDNKKNNTFNNEFSENPINQNKEDINRNNDQINIMFNQHNNEWIQVIKLHLDLIDECKKKEWEENKYDFLDICIEEYIKNENKDNSRNILEDEIFSMNKNIMWDTFIETHRYILEKWKREEWFHNLKKEWEEEILNYLNSSKNRNDESNKNCNESNTNFMIEEEKIVFRKWINKHTEELKDCYEGEKNPFLEVEINKKKKNYKLIAWLQIHMMILERFKEDEFLRTKELFIDICIEGIKKGYLCKNNDIIIQMLNKLKSDIYNSCEYLLSQQKDDKKKKKEEWYKKLKKYWMDKGSTHFNFLRQKDNYETILDIIKQSMLIVYNNMFIKNYDDQNFQWIDEDNEKDWLKFVNIKKEKRLSHNICEHKPLKDIKNKMSILRDIYKTKEMLTFYSEEI